The Streptomyces tendae DNA segment CGAGGCCGCACGGGTCGTCCGCGACCGCGCTCCCGGCGAGGAGCCGATGACGGCACTGCACCGGCACTTCCGGGCCGGACTCGACCGGCGCGACCCCGTCACCGGCCTCAACGACCACCCCGAGGTGGTCGCCTTCCACCGGCTGGTGTTCGGCACCCCGAGCCTCGCCGGACGCCTCGCGCGGTACCGGCTGGAGGACGAGGAGGCACTGGCGGACGCCCTCGGCGAAGGGATCGAGGCGCGCCTGCGGGCCGCCCAGGCGCTCGCCGTTCTCCAGGTCCTCGCCCGCGCCAACTGGCAGCGGATCGCCGGCGGCCGGACCGCGGGGGACGTCCACCCCGAGGCGGTGGCCGACGCCGATCTCGCGTTCGGCCGGCTCCGCTGACGCGGACGGGCCGTCCCCGGAAGTCGGAGGGCGGCCCGGCGCTGTGCGGCGGTCAGTCGTGGAGGGCTGCCTTCATCGTTGCCCTGGCGATCGGGGCCGCCAGGCCGTTGCCGCTGACCTCCGAGCGGGCCGCGTCGGACTGCTCGACCAGGACCGCCACGGCGACCTTCCTGCCGTTCGAGTCCGACTCGCCGTACGAGGTGAACCAGGCGTACGGCGTCTTGCTGTTGTTCTCGCCGTGCTGCGCCGTGCCGGTCTTGCCGCCCACCGTGGCGCCGGAGATCTGCGCGTTGGTGCCCGTGCCCTCCGAGACCACCGTCTCCATCGCCGACCGGAGCTGCTCGGCGGTCGACCCGCTGACGATCCGCCGGGCCGACGCGTCCTCGTCGTGGTCCTCCAGCACGTCGCCGCCGCTGTCGGTCACCCGGGACACCATGTGCGGCGACATCAGCTCACCGCCGTTGGCGAGGGCCGCGGAGACCATCGCGATCTGCAGCGGCGTCGCCGTCACGTCGAACTGGCCGATGCCGCTGAGCGCGGTCTGCGCCTTGTCCATGTCCGAGGGGTAGACGCTCGGGTAGGCCCGCACCGGCACGTCCTGCTTCTCGTCGTTGAAGCCGAACTTCTCCGCCATCGCCCGCACCTTGTCCTGCCCCAGGTCGACGGCCATCTTCCCGAAGACGTTGTTGCAGGAGTACTGCAGCCCGACCCGGATCGAGGCGTTCTCGCAGGGCGCGGACGGGTTCTCGTTGCCGAGGTCCCTGCTCGTGCCCGGCAGCGGGTAGGGATCGGGGCTGTCGGTCGGGGCGTCCACCGACGCGTACAGGCCGTCCTCCAGCGCGGCCGCCGCCACGACCAGCTTGAACGTCGAGCCCGGCGGCAGGGGCTGGCGCAGCGCGCGGTTGGTCAGCGGCTTGTCCTTGTCCGCGTTGAGCCGCGTCCAGGCCTCACCCGCGGTGTTCGCGTCGGTCAGCGCCGTCGGGTCGTACGACGGGGTGGACACCGCGGCGAGGATCCGGCCCGTCTCCGGGTCGATGGCCACCGCGGCGCCCTTCTTGTCGCCGAGCGCCTCGTACGCCGCCTTCTGCACCGCCGGGTCGATCGTCGTCACCACGTTCCCCGGGCCGGCCCGCCGGTCGGTGACGGTGTCCATCACCGTCTTCAGCCGGGTGTCGGTGCCGTTGAGCAGGTCCGCGTAGATGCCCTCCAGCTGGGTCGGGGCGTAGGCCTGCGAGGCGTAGCCCGTCACCGCCGCGTACAGCGGTCCGTTCGTGTAGGTGCGCTTGTACGCGAGGTCGCCGCCCTTCGTCCGCGCCGAGCCGGTGATCGCCTCACCGCCCACGACGATGTTCCCGAGCGGCTCCGCGTACGTCTCGATCGCGTTGCGCCGGTTGTCCTTGTCGTCCGCCAGTGCCCGGCCCTCGTAGAACTGCACCCAGGTCGCCCGCACCAGCAGGGCGAGCACCAGGAGCAGGGTGAAGACGGAGGCACGCCTGATGGTCCTGTTCATCGCGTCCGGACAGACGAGCGGGAGGGGGCGGAGCGTTCCCGTCCGCCCGAATTCTCATCGGCTGTTCATACGGCCCTCCGCCGGGCGTGAGCCCGCTCACCCCGCCGCGCGGGACCAGGCACACCCGTCGCGTTCGGGCCCGCCGCGGGTGCGGGTCGGTGAGGGCTCGGCGCGCGGTTCCCCGCGCCCCTGGGTGAGCCGTCCGACCCGGCGTCCTGGGATCACCGGTCCCGCGAGCACCCCCGCGGGGTGGGTCAGCGCTCCAGTCCGAGCACCAGCTCGTCGGTCTCCGCACCCCGCCCCGGCGCGTACGCCCTGGCCTTCCCGGTGACCTCGAAGCCGCACTTGCGCAGCACCCGCAGCGAGCCCGCGTTGTCCTCGGCCACGCGCGCGTACAGCGGACGGTCGGTCACCTCCGCCAGCAGGGCGCGCAGCGCGGCCGTGGCGATGCCCTTGCCCCAACAGGCGCGGTCGATCCAGTACGTCACCTCACGCTCGCCCGCCTCGCCGTAGACGGACGCCGTCCCCACCACGTCGCCGTCCGCGAGGACGGTGCGCGCCACGATCCCGGGCGAGCTGCGGATGTGCGCCCAGTGGGCGTCGAAGCGGTCCCGGTCGGCGGGGTCCTCCGGGGTGAAGGCGGCCATGCGCAGCGCCTCCGGGTCGTTCATCTGCCGGTAGAAGACGGGCAGGTCGCTGTCGTGCACCGGGCGCAGGGCGACGTCCACGGGTCAGAGCCTCCGGGTGGCCAGGGTCAGCCGGTCGCGGGCGTCGAACAGGGCGTCCTTCACCATCTGTTCGTGCGCCGGGGTGAGCCGGGCGACGGGCACCGAGCAGCTGATGGCGTCCCGCGCGGGCGTGCGGTAGGGGATCGCCACACCGAAGCAGCGCAGCCCCAGCGTGTTCTCCTCGCGGTCCACGGCGAAGCCCTGCTCCCGCACCTGGTGCAGCTCCTCGATGAGCTTCTCCCGGTCGGTGATGGTGTTCTCGGTGAGCGCGGGCAGGGTCTCGGGGAGCATCTTGCGCACCTGCTCGTCCGTGTACGTGCTCAGCAGCGCCTTGCCCAGCGACGTCGAGTGGGCGGGCAGCCGGCGGCCGACCCGGGTGAAGGGGCGCAGGTAGTGCTGGGACTGGCGGGTGGCGAGGTAGACGACGTTGGTGCCGTCGAGGCGCGCCAGATGGATGGTCTCGGTGGTGTCGTCGGAGAGCCGGTCCAGCGTGGGCCGGGCCGCCGCGACGACCTCGTCCCCGTCGATGTACGACGTGCCGACCAGCAGCGCCCGCACGCCGATGCCGTACCGGGTGCCCGTCGCGTCCGTCTCCACCCAGCCGAGGTCGACCAGCGTGCGCAGCAGCATGTACAGGCTGGACTTGGGGTAGCCGACGGCCTCCTGGACCGCCGCCAGGGAGTGCATCCCGGGGCGCCCGGCGAAGTATTCGAGCAGTTCAACGGTCCGCACCGCGGACTTGACCTGCGCCCCGCCGCCTGTCTCGCCAGCCGACATCGCCCTTGACCCCTTCGTTCGCCGGGAAATAGTCTCCGAAGCGCATTCATCCACAGAGACGGTGTTCAGTATATCGAACACTCCCGTGGACGACGTACATACTGCGGCATTGCATGCGGCATTCAAGTGGAGGGACCCGCGGTGGCAGCAGCACCAGTCTGGAGTGTCGACCCCCGAACCGGGAAGCAGCGTGAGCAGGTTGCGGTGGAGGCCACAGCCCAGGAGGTGGACGCCGCCGTCCGGGCCGCCGAGGAGGCGCGCGAGGCGCTGACCGACCGCACCGTCCGCGCCGCCTTCCTGCGGTCCGCCGCCGAC contains these protein-coding regions:
- a CDS encoding TetR/AcrR family transcriptional regulator, which produces MHEPTGLRARKKQRTRDAIADAAVSLFLEHGFDRVSVNDVAAAAEISKPTLFRYFPTKEDLVLHRFKDHQGEAARVVRDRAPGEEPMTALHRHFRAGLDRRDPVTGLNDHPEVVAFHRLVFGTPSLAGRLARYRLEDEEALADALGEGIEARLRAAQALAVLQVLARANWQRIAGGRTAGDVHPEAVADADLAFGRLR
- a CDS encoding GNAT family N-acetyltransferase — protein: MDVALRPVHDSDLPVFYRQMNDPEALRMAAFTPEDPADRDRFDAHWAHIRSSPGIVARTVLADGDVVGTASVYGEAGEREVTYWIDRACWGKGIATAALRALLAEVTDRPLYARVAEDNAGSLRVLRKCGFEVTGKARAYAPGRGAETDELVLGLER
- a CDS encoding IclR family transcriptional regulator; translation: MSAGETGGGAQVKSAVRTVELLEYFAGRPGMHSLAAVQEAVGYPKSSLYMLLRTLVDLGWVETDATGTRYGIGVRALLVGTSYIDGDEVVAAARPTLDRLSDDTTETIHLARLDGTNVVYLATRQSQHYLRPFTRVGRRLPAHSTSLGKALLSTYTDEQVRKMLPETLPALTENTITDREKLIEELHQVREQGFAVDREENTLGLRCFGVAIPYRTPARDAISCSVPVARLTPAHEQMVKDALFDARDRLTLATRRL
- a CDS encoding peptidoglycan D,D-transpeptidase FtsI family protein → MNRTIRRASVFTLLLVLALLVRATWVQFYEGRALADDKDNRRNAIETYAEPLGNIVVGGEAITGSARTKGGDLAYKRTYTNGPLYAAVTGYASQAYAPTQLEGIYADLLNGTDTRLKTVMDTVTDRRAGPGNVVTTIDPAVQKAAYEALGDKKGAAVAIDPETGRILAAVSTPSYDPTALTDANTAGEAWTRLNADKDKPLTNRALRQPLPPGSTFKLVVAAAALEDGLYASVDAPTDSPDPYPLPGTSRDLGNENPSAPCENASIRVGLQYSCNNVFGKMAVDLGQDKVRAMAEKFGFNDEKQDVPVRAYPSVYPSDMDKAQTALSGIGQFDVTATPLQIAMVSAALANGGELMSPHMVSRVTDSGGDVLEDHDEDASARRIVSGSTAEQLRSAMETVVSEGTGTNAQISGATVGGKTGTAQHGENNSKTPYAWFTSYGESDSNGRKVAVAVLVEQSDAARSEVSGNGLAAPIARATMKAALHD